A genomic stretch from Syntrophaceae bacterium includes:
- a CDS encoding SpoVR family protein translates to MELISQHTKEIMEGCKTRAREAGLRFQDESLEYIVTNRDLLELGPKNMIPTLYDYWVHDVEVLREKGKYELYPTNPYETVINTRPAISFYNDNNPDWLNVMIFYHVLAHIDFFQNNLYYRNTWDEDFAGQALSDKRAIAALRSEKGRWVDYVIEFTRGIDNLVDHFAELSRMSRPAGTRPSTRLDYYFDVFLQSGHGGGVPDYLKEIERYNQTVREYDPMAESVFFAETRKKHPEFDALYEKWKREEKAPAQDLIQHLQEHSPWLQQPENQWMKTVMEIVRRTSLYFQPQIRTKILNEGWASYWHEKLFLSDDRIRGNEVNYARVNAKVTSLPRVGINPYALGMRLFQHLEEMADKGRISYDYQRLADGEERRQYDQNTGKGLAFVFDVRENFNDFTFIHTFVDQDFVNANRLFVAGRRLNSQKGVWEFFVKSRNAEEYKKMILESLYHPPSIHVDEEKTKEGTLSLRHVHEGKPLVREYIANTMLGIEYLWGGAVRLETTEAEADLSSAYDDLQPFYMPQASSEAEAEAQKAKLRQVVYTMENRKLTRSVT, encoded by the coding sequence ATGGAGCTCATCAGCCAGCATACGAAAGAGATCATGGAAGGCTGCAAGACCAGGGCCCGCGAAGCGGGACTGCGCTTCCAGGACGAGAGCCTCGAGTACATCGTGACCAACCGGGACCTCCTGGAGCTGGGCCCGAAGAACATGATTCCCACCCTCTACGACTACTGGGTTCACGACGTCGAAGTGCTCCGGGAAAAGGGAAAGTACGAGCTATATCCCACCAACCCCTACGAGACCGTCATCAACACCCGGCCGGCCATCTCCTTTTACAACGACAACAACCCCGACTGGCTCAACGTCATGATTTTCTATCATGTCCTGGCCCACATCGACTTTTTCCAGAACAACCTTTACTACCGGAACACCTGGGACGAGGACTTTGCCGGCCAGGCCCTCTCCGACAAGCGGGCGATCGCCGCGCTCCGGTCCGAAAAGGGGCGATGGGTCGATTACGTGATCGAATTCACGAGGGGAATCGACAACCTGGTCGACCATTTCGCGGAACTGTCGCGGATGAGCCGTCCGGCAGGGACGCGGCCGTCCACGCGCCTGGATTACTATTTCGACGTCTTTCTCCAGTCCGGCCATGGCGGCGGCGTCCCGGACTATCTGAAGGAGATCGAGCGCTACAACCAGACCGTCCGGGAATACGACCCGATGGCGGAATCCGTTTTCTTCGCCGAAACCCGGAAGAAGCACCCGGAATTCGACGCCCTGTACGAGAAGTGGAAACGGGAGGAGAAGGCGCCGGCCCAGGACCTGATCCAGCATCTGCAGGAGCACTCGCCCTGGCTGCAGCAGCCCGAAAATCAGTGGATGAAGACCGTCATGGAGATCGTCCGGAGGACGTCTCTCTATTTCCAGCCGCAGATCCGGACGAAGATCCTCAACGAGGGCTGGGCCAGCTACTGGCACGAGAAGCTCTTCCTCTCCGACGACCGGATCCGGGGAAACGAGGTAAACTACGCCCGGGTCAACGCCAAGGTGACCTCCCTGCCCCGGGTGGGCATCAACCCGTATGCCCTGGGGATGCGCCTGTTCCAGCACCTGGAGGAAATGGCCGACAAGGGGAGGATCTCCTACGACTACCAGCGCCTGGCGGACGGCGAAGAGCGCCGGCAGTACGATCAAAATACCGGAAAGGGGCTGGCATTTGTCTTCGACGTGAGGGAGAACTTCAACGACTTCACCTTTATCCACACCTTTGTCGATCAGGATTTCGTGAATGCCAACCGGCTGTTCGTCGCGGGACGACGTCTCAACAGCCAGAAGGGCGTGTGGGAATTCTTCGTCAAGAGCAGGAATGCCGAAGAATACAAAAAGATGATCCTGGAATCCCTTTATCACCCGCCGTCCATCCATGTGGACGAGGAGAAGACCAAGGAGGGCACGCTTTCCCTTCGCCATGTCCATGAAGGGAAGCCGCTGGTCCGGGAGTATATCGCCAACACCATGCTGGGGATCGAATACCTCTGGGGGGGAGCGGTCCGGCTGGAGACGACGGAAGCGGAGGCGGATCTCTCGTCGGCATACGACGACCTGCAGCCGTTCTACATGCCGCAGGCGTCATCGGAGGCGGAGGCGGAAGCACAGAAAGCCAAGCTGCGGCAGGTCGTCTACACGATGGAGAACAGGAAGCTCACAAGGTCCGTGACCTGA
- a CDS encoding DUF444 family protein, whose product MKIKPFSDYADFSELQEDSLPEVPASQRLASIGDLLERDSQREKDGFPRKIRIGRIVKPGRGLKEKIVIVPTTVEEKFIHDTREQEQEEPGQSGGSGEGDEGEVIGEAPVHGESESGQGGPGQGEGGEHEIEAGAYDLGRIISEQFELPNLKTKGRRRFLKKYSYELTDRHEGFGQLLDKKATLRKIIETNIGLDKIPDVYDIDLTQLLVSPEDSVYRILSREKDLESQALVFFVRDYSGSMWGKPTELVVAQHVLIYSWLMYQYERQVVTRFILHDTTAREVSDFYTYYSLKVAGGTKMESAYRLINEIVEADSLDRDYNIYVFHGSDGDDWERDGKTAIEQLRKLIGYCSRIGITLTPASMENMTTAERYIRDSSILEEHPQEIRLDTIDEDAADLRLIEGIRKLIS is encoded by the coding sequence ATGAAAATTAAACCCTTCTCCGACTACGCGGATTTTTCCGAGCTGCAGGAAGACTCCCTCCCGGAGGTGCCCGCCTCGCAGAGGCTCGCCTCCATCGGCGACCTCCTCGAACGGGACAGCCAGCGGGAGAAGGACGGCTTCCCCAGGAAGATCCGGATCGGCCGGATCGTCAAGCCGGGACGCGGCCTGAAGGAGAAGATCGTCATCGTTCCCACGACGGTGGAGGAAAAGTTCATCCACGACACGAGGGAACAGGAGCAGGAAGAGCCGGGACAGTCCGGAGGGTCCGGCGAGGGAGACGAGGGGGAGGTCATCGGCGAGGCCCCCGTCCACGGCGAGAGCGAATCCGGGCAGGGCGGACCCGGCCAGGGAGAAGGCGGCGAGCACGAAATCGAGGCCGGCGCATACGACCTGGGTCGCATCATCTCGGAGCAGTTCGAGCTGCCGAACCTGAAGACCAAGGGCCGGCGGCGCTTTCTGAAAAAGTACAGCTACGAGCTGACGGACCGGCACGAGGGATTCGGCCAGCTCCTGGACAAGAAGGCCACCCTGCGGAAGATCATCGAGACGAACATCGGGCTCGACAAGATTCCCGACGTCTACGACATCGACCTGACACAGCTCCTGGTCTCCCCCGAGGACAGCGTGTACCGCATCCTCTCCAGGGAAAAGGACCTGGAGTCCCAGGCCCTGGTTTTCTTCGTCCGGGACTACTCCGGCTCGATGTGGGGAAAGCCGACGGAGCTGGTCGTGGCGCAGCATGTCCTGATCTACAGCTGGTTGATGTACCAGTACGAGCGGCAGGTCGTCACGCGTTTCATCCTCCACGACACAACGGCAAGGGAAGTGTCCGACTTCTACACGTATTACAGCCTCAAGGTCGCCGGGGGAACGAAGATGGAGTCGGCCTATCGGCTGATCAACGAGATCGTCGAGGCCGACAGCCTGGACCGGGACTACAACATCTACGTCTTCCACGGCAGCGACGGGGACGACTGGGAGCGGGACGGCAAGACGGCCATCGAACAGCTCCGGAAACTGATCGGGTACTGCAGCCGGATCGGGATCACCCTGACCCCGGCTTCCATGGAAAACATGACGACGGCGGAACGATACATCCGGGACTCGTCGATCCTGGAGGAGCATCCCCAGGAAATCCGGCTCGACACGATCGACGAAGACGCGGCGGACCTCCGCCTGATCGAAGGAATCCGGAAACTCATTTCCTGA
- a CDS encoding serine protein kinase PrkA has translation MTEKNSNTLAFHLAQVKAGKRRFENCFQSVARMILDDANSIEKVVVNGKSTYDFKVFRVGQKHVIGMFDEINSFVSFVKDAAEGGSSSEMAFVLVGEPGNGKTFFVDTLCSLYRQFVAQEGNRRYTFNFRHIDRLENYGKIRMIQSQTFEDPMILAMNLHPSRKESMAWLSGAMGFSDSDVERFFASYRPLGACSDYILNDIRNETEGNLEKMLDFFEIVPVPLSESLGTITGKYSAKDKITSSAVDLLGDESIQRLLHLSDPNNPYRFDLRRGALARVAGGGIHFSDEIFKNKKDLVQVYLGVIQNRNIEMDGFRWPIDTLILATSNNSEFNRFLAEKEEAPIVDRCRVCYVAHNTNYRMQKHLTDYAIGSEMKTTLTREHLHQDPNLNYAASLAVVMSRLPRSEKLTSIEMMKLAAGEVAGEKSIKALAEVIDILNHEPDITKRFGQKGLGQRALGRALQLLIETSETNEGRCMFAEDIFKAIEKVILDYVSDAGERTKYFDDLKTARGLYRERIMTEMFNAYMDEPHAVKKDVMNYVNMIIGVDAENLGPDRMWKYRDPQTGQLKALKIDERYVQSVEERLGLKTKEQRESFRTSIRKIYGQKISVDATYDFMDNVELVKAVTDVRLKSDIVGAGSLIGALANRTNEENQKLYDRMTNTMLDKLGYCRTCAQKTIEYFCTKVDEN, from the coding sequence ATGACAGAGAAAAACTCGAACACACTGGCGTTTCATCTCGCTCAGGTGAAGGCGGGGAAACGGCGATTTGAAAACTGCTTTCAGTCCGTGGCCCGGATGATCCTGGATGACGCGAACAGCATCGAAAAGGTGGTTGTAAACGGGAAGAGCACATACGACTTCAAGGTCTTCCGAGTGGGACAGAAGCATGTCATCGGCATGTTCGACGAGATCAACAGCTTCGTCTCCTTCGTCAAGGACGCCGCCGAGGGGGGCTCCTCCAGCGAAATGGCCTTCGTCCTCGTCGGCGAACCCGGGAACGGCAAGACTTTCTTCGTCGACACCCTGTGCTCCCTCTACCGGCAGTTTGTCGCCCAGGAAGGCAACCGCCGCTATACCTTCAATTTCCGGCACATCGACCGCCTGGAAAACTACGGAAAAATCCGGATGATCCAGTCGCAGACCTTCGAAGACCCGATGATCCTCGCAATGAACCTTCATCCTTCCCGCAAGGAGAGCATGGCCTGGCTGTCCGGCGCCATGGGCTTCTCCGACAGCGACGTGGAGCGATTCTTTGCCTCGTATCGGCCGCTGGGCGCCTGCAGCGACTACATCCTCAACGACATCCGGAACGAAACCGAAGGCAACCTCGAAAAGATGCTGGATTTCTTCGAGATCGTCCCCGTCCCCCTGAGCGAAAGCCTCGGCACCATCACCGGGAAATACTCGGCCAAGGACAAGATCACCTCGTCGGCCGTGGACCTCCTCGGAGACGAATCCATCCAGCGCCTGCTCCACCTGAGCGATCCCAACAACCCGTACCGGTTCGACTTGAGGCGCGGTGCCCTGGCCAGGGTCGCCGGCGGGGGCATCCACTTCAGCGACGAGATCTTCAAGAACAAGAAGGATCTCGTGCAGGTCTATCTCGGTGTGATCCAGAACCGGAACATCGAGATGGACGGATTCCGCTGGCCCATCGACACCCTGATCCTCGCCACCAGCAACAACTCGGAGTTCAACCGCTTCCTGGCGGAGAAGGAAGAGGCGCCCATCGTCGACCGGTGCCGGGTCTGCTACGTCGCCCACAACACGAATTACCGGATGCAGAAGCACCTGACCGACTACGCCATCGGCAGCGAGATGAAGACGACCCTGACGAGGGAGCATCTCCACCAGGATCCGAACCTCAATTACGCCGCCTCCCTGGCCGTCGTGATGTCGCGGCTGCCCCGGTCTGAAAAACTGACCTCCATCGAGATGATGAAGCTGGCTGCCGGGGAAGTGGCCGGAGAGAAAAGCATCAAGGCCCTGGCCGAGGTGATCGACATCCTCAACCACGAACCGGATATCACCAAGCGGTTCGGGCAGAAGGGCCTGGGCCAGCGGGCGCTCGGACGCGCGCTCCAGCTCCTGATCGAGACTTCCGAGACGAACGAGGGCCGCTGCATGTTCGCCGAAGACATCTTCAAGGCCATCGAAAAGGTCATTCTCGACTACGTGTCGGACGCGGGGGAGCGGACGAAGTATTTCGACGATCTCAAGACGGCCCGCGGGCTCTACCGGGAGCGGATCATGACGGAGATGTTCAATGCCTACATGGACGAGCCCCACGCGGTGAAGAAGGACGTCATGAACTACGTCAACATGATCATCGGCGTCGACGCGGAGAACCTGGGCCCCGACCGGATGTGGAAGTACCGGGACCCGCAGACGGGGCAGCTCAAGGCCCTGAAGATCGACGAGCGCTACGTCCAGAGCGTGGAAGAACGCCTGGGGCTCAAGACGAAAGAGCAGCGGGAATCCTTCCGGACCTCGATCCGCAAGATTTACGGCCAGAAGATCTCCGTCGACGCGACGTACGACTTCATGGACAACGTGGAGCTGGTGAAGGCGGTCACCGACGTCCGGCTGAAGTCGGACATCGTCGGGGCGGGAAGCCTCATCGGCGCCCTGGCCAACCGGACCAACGAGGAAAACCAGAAGCTCTACGACCGGATGACCAACACCATGCTGGACAAGCTCGGGTATTGCAGAACCTGCGCCCAGAAGACGATCGAATACTTCTGCACCAAGGTCGATGAAAATTAA
- a CDS encoding response regulator has product MADNLDVIILDDDAAVCDVLTEIVRDFHTWGNVHAFTDENLAIEHCLKREGNVAIFIVDVYLSGRNAFSFLESIADKFPMACEDTIIITGNASADVVNMCLVAGINYLLEKPIRPFALQLAVRAIVSKYVHFARKLYLNPGLMESVAKFTD; this is encoded by the coding sequence ATGGCTGACAACCTCGATGTCATCATCCTCGACGACGACGCGGCCGTCTGCGACGTTCTGACGGAAATCGTCCGGGATTTCCACACTTGGGGGAACGTCCACGCCTTCACGGACGAGAACCTGGCGATCGAGCACTGCCTGAAGAGGGAAGGCAACGTCGCCATTTTTATCGTCGACGTCTACCTGTCCGGCAGGAATGCCTTTTCGTTCCTGGAATCCATCGCGGACAAGTTCCCGATGGCCTGCGAGGACACGATCATCATCACCGGCAACGCCAGCGCCGACGTCGTGAACATGTGCCTGGTCGCCGGAATCAATTATCTCCTGGAAAAGCCCATCCGTCCCTTCGCCCTGCAACTGGCCGTGCGCGCCATCGTGTCAAAATACGTGCACTTCGCCAGAAAACTGTATCTGAACCCCGGCCTGATGGAGAGCGTAGCCAAGTTCACCGACTGA
- a CDS encoding alpha/beta hydrolase, producing MTVQESVAPLGDLLELVEERPGSFAEHFSVSSPWLNRETSAWYLEKIFQYQEMLDYGSRYALFWWPFSGPVLLQQALFRTLVTDPIRKNVQVSLRLRKDPDMFRETDNWISEKYAHLTCRLTSQVMSDDRFDPEKARQLTDTVKGREVLRFFVSEFSKLEKMFSSQGLTKLKAQKNLVRSLLAVITETSLNDSDLPFMKCRPDGSAAMTFQEYLVQSRKRIENLYRADAFDPKGYSERATRGKIGCSGYEILEESQMHSVLLRHYAVPEGVRPNGNVLYLSTPLINKPEIFDLAPGKSVIEGLLAEGYHVYMVDYGQPLSGEGRLGLDFYAKTVHDYYLNLIAIRHPGSTVDVVGYCMGGSLILPFLARRAEERLAADIPMDIRKICLMAAPVRFDDGESGHGPMRSYIRKHYNSYVMTQLFGSASVPPQVIDEGVSEIQPGVQYSVMMGFYDRAIDADAIADAAPFLYWLTHGTRFPARAHQEWLDKFFIGNELMDGRFRLPSTDPDLDGKPVNMDALRKADVAVFDYRGSRDPIAPAGSCIASETWGRTGNGNRTIEKDIGHIFVVSRKLLSEFLSAVKDFLQASDAPPQAEPSGAPDPGHAP from the coding sequence ATGACCGTTCAGGAATCCGTGGCGCCACTGGGCGATCTGCTGGAACTGGTGGAGGAAAGACCGGGGAGCTTTGCCGAGCATTTTTCGGTGTCTTCACCCTGGCTGAACAGGGAGACCTCCGCCTGGTACCTGGAGAAGATTTTTCAATATCAGGAAATGCTCGATTACGGCTCCCGTTATGCCCTGTTCTGGTGGCCGTTTTCCGGGCCGGTGCTGTTGCAGCAGGCTCTGTTCAGGACCCTGGTCACGGATCCGATCCGGAAAAACGTCCAGGTTTCCCTGCGCCTGCGGAAGGACCCGGACATGTTCCGGGAGACGGACAACTGGATATCGGAGAAGTACGCCCACCTGACCTGTCGCCTCACGTCGCAGGTCATGTCGGACGACCGCTTCGATCCGGAGAAAGCCCGTCAATTAACCGACACCGTCAAGGGGAGGGAGGTCCTCCGGTTCTTTGTCAGCGAGTTTTCCAAACTGGAAAAAATGTTTTCGTCACAAGGCCTTACGAAGCTGAAGGCCCAGAAGAACCTGGTGCGGAGCCTCCTCGCCGTGATTACGGAGACATCCCTCAACGATTCCGACCTGCCGTTCATGAAATGCCGTCCCGACGGGTCGGCCGCCATGACCTTTCAGGAATACCTGGTGCAGAGCCGGAAACGGATCGAGAACCTCTACCGGGCGGACGCCTTCGATCCCAAGGGTTATTCCGAACGGGCGACCCGCGGCAAGATCGGATGTTCCGGCTATGAAATCCTGGAGGAGTCGCAGATGCACTCGGTGTTGCTCCGCCATTACGCGGTCCCCGAGGGCGTCCGGCCGAACGGCAACGTCCTCTACCTCTCCACGCCCCTGATCAACAAGCCGGAGATCTTCGACCTGGCGCCCGGGAAATCCGTCATCGAGGGACTCCTGGCGGAGGGCTACCATGTCTACATGGTCGATTACGGGCAGCCTCTCTCCGGAGAAGGCCGGCTCGGTCTCGACTTCTACGCCAAGACGGTTCACGACTATTACCTGAACCTGATCGCCATCCGGCACCCCGGCAGCACCGTCGACGTCGTCGGATACTGCATGGGGGGCTCCCTGATTCTGCCCTTTCTGGCCCGCCGCGCCGAGGAAAGGCTGGCCGCCGACATCCCCATGGACATCCGGAAGATCTGCCTCATGGCCGCGCCGGTCCGGTTCGACGACGGGGAAAGCGGCCACGGGCCCATGCGGTCCTACATCCGGAAGCATTACAACTCCTACGTCATGACACAGCTGTTCGGCAGCGCCAGCGTCCCGCCGCAGGTGATCGACGAAGGGGTCAGCGAGATCCAGCCGGGTGTCCAGTACAGCGTGATGATGGGCTTCTACGACCGGGCCATCGACGCCGACGCCATCGCGGACGCCGCGCCGTTTCTGTACTGGCTGACCCACGGGACCCGGTTTCCCGCCAGGGCCCACCAGGAATGGCTGGACAAGTTTTTCATCGGGAACGAACTGATGGACGGCCGGTTCCGCCTTCCCTCGACGGACCCGGACCTGGACGGGAAACCCGTGAACATGGACGCGCTGCGAAAAGCCGACGTGGCCGTCTTCGACTACCGGGGCTCCCGCGACCCCATCGCGCCGGCCGGCTCCTGCATCGCCAGCGAGACTTGGGGCCGGACGGGCAACGGCAACCGGACGATCGAGAAAGACATCGGCCATATTTTCGTCGTCAGCAGAAAACTGCTCTCGGAATTTCTCTCCGCGGTGAAGGATTTCCTGCAGGCATCCGACGCTCCGCCCCAGGCGGAACCGTCCGGAGCCCCCGATCCGGGACATGCACCTTGA
- a CDS encoding FAD-dependent oxidoreductase — MAKGRISRRDFIKGTVVGTGALALAGLTATEAKAKGGVPRRWNADADVVVLGFGGAGACAAIEAAGSGAKVLVLEKQPEAKLINNTRMSGGIYHCPDPAGDRAALKEYAKAMFSGENIPWKLEGEQPEWSDGLAEAWAEYSPQNVDFLMKLDPQYKTVSFSAFAGAAFPKFPGAKDSKYRVFGSTFTGKASFDEATMNKPKMEKMNGEAFFYVLAEGARKKGAKVMYETPAKRLVQNDKGEILGVIATGKGGREIAVRARRGVIITTGGYEYNKAMRKAFLEGPGAEGWAFYGSPDNTGDGISMAMAAGAGLAKVGKAASRIIMAVPVRYHGLKAGLITPAVGRPNSIVVDNYGNRYAAEHLVTKDPSRYFFYKEAVKFDILELIYPRVPSWLIFDETLRSTVTITNLGISTAGFGIVPWSKDNMDAVQRGWILRGNSIEEIADKIRSHPENRKLMESQKLAAAVAGFNEACAKGKDETFGRLAATLKPVEKAPFYALPLYPGGPNTKGGIAANAAREVLDWEGKPIPRLFTAGEISSALKFVYQGGGNLTECIVFGRIAGKNAAAMKPWK, encoded by the coding sequence ATGGCAAAGGGGCGAATCAGCAGGCGCGACTTCATCAAGGGAACCGTCGTGGGGACGGGTGCCTTGGCGCTGGCGGGACTGACCGCAACCGAGGCAAAGGCGAAAGGGGGCGTACCCAGGAGATGGAACGCCGACGCCGACGTTGTCGTTCTCGGGTTTGGAGGTGCCGGTGCCTGTGCGGCCATCGAAGCCGCCGGAAGCGGAGCGAAGGTCCTTGTACTGGAGAAGCAGCCCGAGGCAAAACTCATCAACAACACCAGGATGTCGGGAGGGATTTATCACTGTCCGGACCCGGCGGGAGACCGGGCGGCCCTGAAGGAATACGCCAAGGCCATGTTCAGCGGGGAGAACATTCCCTGGAAACTGGAGGGGGAGCAGCCGGAATGGTCCGACGGCCTGGCCGAGGCCTGGGCCGAGTATTCCCCCCAAAATGTCGATTTCCTCATGAAACTGGATCCGCAGTACAAGACCGTTTCGTTTTCGGCGTTTGCCGGCGCGGCGTTTCCCAAATTCCCGGGGGCGAAAGACAGCAAGTACCGCGTGTTCGGGAGTACATTCACCGGGAAGGCCAGTTTCGACGAAGCGACCATGAACAAGCCCAAAATGGAGAAGATGAACGGGGAGGCCTTCTTCTATGTATTGGCCGAGGGGGCCAGGAAGAAAGGGGCCAAGGTCATGTACGAGACGCCCGCCAAGAGGCTCGTGCAAAACGACAAGGGAGAGATCCTGGGCGTGATCGCGACCGGAAAGGGCGGCAGGGAGATCGCGGTGAGAGCCCGGAGGGGCGTGATCATCACGACGGGCGGCTACGAGTACAACAAGGCCATGAGAAAGGCCTTCCTGGAGGGACCGGGGGCCGAGGGCTGGGCTTTTTACGGATCTCCGGATAATACGGGAGACGGCATTTCCATGGCCATGGCCGCGGGCGCCGGGCTGGCCAAGGTGGGGAAGGCGGCCTCCAGAATCATCATGGCCGTTCCTGTCCGCTACCACGGCCTGAAGGCGGGTCTGATCACACCCGCCGTGGGACGGCCGAATTCGATCGTCGTCGACAATTACGGCAATCGCTACGCGGCGGAGCATCTCGTGACGAAGGACCCGAGCCGCTACTTCTTCTACAAGGAGGCGGTGAAGTTCGACATCCTCGAGCTCATCTACCCCAGGGTGCCGAGCTGGCTGATCTTCGACGAGACCCTTCGCTCGACGGTCACCATCACGAACCTCGGGATCTCGACCGCCGGCTTCGGTATCGTTCCCTGGTCGAAAGACAACATGGACGCCGTACAGAGGGGATGGATCCTCCGCGGGAACAGCATCGAGGAGATCGCCGACAAGATCAGGAGCCACCCGGAAAACAGAAAACTCATGGAATCACAGAAGCTTGCCGCCGCTGTGGCGGGCTTCAACGAGGCCTGTGCAAAGGGAAAGGACGAGACTTTCGGCAGGCTGGCCGCCACGCTGAAACCCGTGGAGAAGGCGCCGTTCTATGCGCTGCCCCTGTACCCGGGAGGGCCGAACACGAAGGGCGGGATCGCCGCCAACGCCGCGCGCGAAGTCCTGGACTGGGAGGGCAAGCCGATTCCGAGACTCTTCACGGCCGGGGAGATCTCCTCCGCCCTGAAGTTCGTCTACCAGGGAGGAGGCAACCTGACGGAGTGCATCGTCTTCGGCCGGATTGCCGGGAAAAACGCCGCGGCCATGAAGCCCTGGAAATGA
- a CDS encoding cytochrome c3 family protein: MKKGLGVILLLIAVMAAFCPGGWNRERSWAAEQEFLADRHKAKEIPCEGCHKETPPKAVEMKTCLGCHGEYKALAAKTQHVEPNPHASHEGELACGACHHGHKPGEDYCAKCHSFGFKVR; this comes from the coding sequence ATGAAAAAAGGACTTGGTGTCATTCTGTTGCTGATCGCGGTCATGGCGGCCTTTTGTCCCGGCGGATGGAATCGCGAACGCTCCTGGGCCGCCGAGCAAGAGTTTCTGGCGGACAGGCACAAGGCAAAAGAGATTCCGTGTGAAGGCTGCCACAAGGAAACCCCGCCCAAGGCCGTCGAGATGAAAACCTGCCTGGGGTGCCACGGAGAATACAAGGCGCTCGCGGCCAAGACGCAGCACGTGGAGCCGAATCCCCACGCATCCCATGAGGGAGAGCTGGCGTGCGGCGCCTGTCACCACGGCCACAAGCCGGGCGAAGACTACTGCGCAAAATGTCACAGTTTCGGATTTAAAGTCCGGTAA